The following coding sequences lie in one Glycine soja cultivar W05 chromosome 16, ASM419377v2, whole genome shotgun sequence genomic window:
- the LOC114390063 gene encoding E3 ubiquitin-protein ligase RGLG2-like isoform X2 has protein sequence MGGQSSKDSSLVSSSSSSSSSWSAYLDPLSSYGFDEPQPSYSSYGYEAYGGDGMVRYDSAKLERRYSRISDHYSSIDQVTEALARAGLESSNLIVGVDFTKSNEWTGKNSFNRRSLHHIGSGLNPYEQAISIIGKSLAAFDEDNLIPCFGFGDASTHDQDVFSFYPSERFCDGFEDVLSRYREIVPHLRLAGPTSFAPIIEMAMTIVEQSGGQYHVLVIIADGQVTKNVDTKHGKLSSQEQKTVDAIVAASKFPLSIILAGVGDGPWDMMKEFDDNIPARAFDNFQFVNFTEIMSKNIPPSRKEASFALAALMEIPSQYKAAIELNLLGTRQVNALQRHALPPPTYNPHAARFEPSIPPQHGNSHLVATAPSAPSSTYDNQLCPICLSNAKDMAFGCGHQTCCECGQDLQSCPMCRSPINARIRLY, from the exons ATGGGGGGTCAAAGTTCTAAGGATTCATCTCTagtgtcttcttcttcttcttcttcttcttcttggagTGCATACTTGGATCCGCTATCGAGTTATGGTTTTGATGAACCACAACCATCTTATTCTTCTTATGGCTATGAAGCTTATGGTGGTGATGGAATGGTACGTTATGATAGTGCAAAGCTAGAGAGGAGGTACTCAAGAATTTCTGATCATTATAGTTCCATAGATCAG GTTACTGAGGCTCTTGCACGCGCAGGCCTTGAGTCTTCTAATCTTATTGTTGGTGTTGATTTCACCAAGAGTAATGAGTGGACAG GCAAGAATTCGTTCAATAGGCGAAGCTTGCATCACATTGGGAGTGGTCTGAATCCTTATGAGCAAGCAATATCAATTATTGGGAAAAGCTTGGCAGCATTCGATGAGGATAACTTGATCCCCTGCTTTGGATTTGGAGATG CATCAACACACGATCAAGATGTCTTCAGTTTCTATCCAAGTGAAAGATTTTGCGATGGATTTGAAGACGTGTTGAGTCGGTATAGGGAAATTGTTCCTCATCTTCGACTTGCAG gTCCTACTTCATTTGCGCCAATAATTGAAATGGCCATGACCATTGTTGAGCAGAGTGGAGGCCAGTACCATGTTTTGGTGATAATCGCAGATGGCCAG GTAACAAAAAATGTTGACACCAAACATGGAAAACTAAGTTCACAGGAACAGAAGACTGTGGATGCCATTGTTGCAGCTAG TAAATTTCCTCTTTCGATCATATTGGCTGGCGTTGGAGATGGACCGTGGGACATGATGAAGGAATTTGATGACAATATCCCAGCAAGGGCCTTTGATAATTTTCAG tTTGTGAATTTCACAGAGATTATGTCAAAGAACATCCCTCCTTCACGAAAAGAGGCATCATTTGCACTTGCTGCATTGATGGAAATTCCTTCTCAGTATAAGGCAGCAATAGAGCTTAATCTACTGgg TACTCGGCAAGTGAATGCTCTTCAAAGGCATGCCCTCCCACCTCCCACATATAATCCTCATGCAGCAAGGTTTGAGCCAAGTATTCCTCCTCAACATGGCAACAGCCACCTAGTTGCCACAGCTCCTTCTGCCCCAAGTTCCACTTATGACAATCAA CTTTGTCCCATTTGTCTAAGCAATGCGAAAGACATGGCCTTCGGATGTGGGCATCAG ACATGTTGTGAATGTGGACAAGATCTTCAGTCATGCCCCATGTGCAGGAGCCCCATTAATGCAAGAATTAGGCTTTACTAA
- the LOC114391122 gene encoding uncharacterized protein LOC114391122: MAEHHTRSKTTDRLEEAISRLTQNQSTLTDAHHDLTLRLDSIQDQLLQLQLHLPPHTSPQPPPTPPHHLLYRHTLKLDVPRFDGQDAMGWIFKISQFFDYHQTPEEERISVASFYMDGPALSWFQWMHRNHLITSWSSLLHALETRFAPTFYDDPQGTLAKLTHRGSVNDYLHEFERLANRVTGLPPSFLLSCFISGLTSELRREVQALQSVSLPQAISLAKLQEKKLEDRRRPYRPRPATTTPTHSTPPPLLPLPPPTTTHPPLPPSKQPLKRLTPDELACKRELGLCYSCDDKWSPSHRCRARFYMLIAENDDPDNNPLPTHNPEPPLPPPPDPGPALISFNTLSGNSSLEALRLYGSINHQPVTMLIDGGSTHNFMQSQVAKHLRLPSSPTSPLQVTVGNGTVIPCTHVCYQAPLLLQGTTFTVDLHILPISSADIVLGIQWLKQLGPVVTDYASLTMQFHLDGRPITLHADAPTTPADTSFLQLRRLIQTHSTSAFFHISLSPTTPPSPDTPSPRNPPPSSPILSPIPNPHKAEIERQVNELLSTGLITLSHSPFSSLVLLVKKTDGTWRFCVDYRALNAVTVKDRFPIPTIDELLDELGTATWFSKLDLR; the protein is encoded by the exons ATGGCCGAACACCATACACGTTCCAAGACTACCGACCGCCTGGAAGAGGCCATCAGCCGCCTTACCCAGAACCAGTCCACCCTTACAGACGCTCACCATGACCTCACCCTTCGTCTCGATTCCATCCAGGACCAACTACTTCAACTTCAACTTCACCTCCCACCCCACACTTCCCCTCAGCCACCACCTACTCCACCTCATCACCTCCTATACCGCCATACCCTTAAGCTGGATGTGCCGCGCTTCGACGGCCAAGACGCCATGGGATGGATCTTTAAGATCTCCCAATTTTTCGACTATCATCAGACCCCTGAGGAGGAACGCATCTCTGTTGCTTCTTTTTATATGGATGGTCCAGCTTTGAGCTGGTTTCAATGGATGCACCGCAACCATTTGATTACTTCCTGGTCTTCCTTGCTCCACGCGCTCGAGACCCGCTTTGCCCCGACATTTTACGATGACCCCCAAGGCACACTGGCCAAGCTTACCCACCGCGGCTCGGTGAACGATTACCTCCACGAGTTTGAACGACTCGCGAATCGAGTCACAGGTCTTCCCCCCTCCTTCTTGCTTAGTTGTTTTATTTCAGGTCTCACGTCGGAGCTCCGCCGGGAGGTTCAGGCCTTGCAGTCGGTCTCTCTTCCCCAAGCCATCTCTCTGGCCAAACTCCAGGAGAAAAAATTGGAGGATCGCCGTCGCCCCTACCGACCACGCCCCGCGACCACCACCCCAACCCACTCCACTCCACCACCCCTTCTCCCACTACCCCCACCCACCACCACTCATCCACCATTGCCGCCATCCAAACAACCCCTTAAGCGCCTCACACCTGACGAGTTGGCCTGCAAACGTGAACTCGGACTCTGCTATAGTTGTGACGACAAATGGAGTCCCAGTCACCGGTGTCGCGCTCGCTTCTACATGCTCATAGCTGAAAACGATGACCCTGATAACAATCCTCTACCCACCCACAACCCCGAACCACCCCTCCCCCCTCCACCGGACCCTGGCCCCGCCCTCATCAGTTTCAACACTCTCTCCGGGAATTCCTCTCTGGAGGCCCTTCGCCTTTACGGGTCCATCAACCACCAACCGGTGACTATGCTCATTGACGGCGGCAGCACCCACAATTTCATGCAATCACAAGTGGCCAAGCATCTCCGCCTCCCCTCCTCCCCCACCTCTCCCCTCCAGGTTACTGTCGGTAACGGCACCGTCATCCCTTGCACCCATGTCTGCTACCAAGCTCCCCTCCTCCTTCAGGGCACGACGTTCACCGTGGATCTTCACATCCTTCCCATCAGCAGTGCCGACATAGTCTTGGGCATTCAGTGGCTCAAACAACTAGGACCTGTTGTCACTGATTACGCCTCGTTGACCATGCAATTCCACCTCGACGGCCGTCCAATCACCCTCCACGCTGATGCCCCCACCACCCCCGCGGACACCTCATTCTTACAACTCCGTCGTCTCATTCAGACCCACTCAACCTCAGCCTTCTTCCACATTTCCCTGAGCCCCACGACCCCTCCCAGCCCCGACACTCCCTCTCCCCGCAATCCACCACCTTCTTCTCCGATACTCTCACCTATTCCAAACCCCCAC AAAGCTGAGATCGAACGTCAGGTGAATGAGCTTCTATCAACCGGCCTCATCACCCTCAGCCATAGCCCGTTCTCCTCACTGGTGCTGTTGGTGAAGAAGACGGACGGTACCTGGCGATTTTGCGTCGACTATAGAGCTCTCAACGCCGTAACCGTGAAAGACCGCTTCCCTATCCCCACCATCGATGAGCTACTCGATGAGCTTGGCACCGCCACCTGGTTTTCCAAATTGGATCTCCGGTAG
- the LOC114390063 gene encoding E3 ubiquitin-protein ligase RGLG2-like isoform X1, giving the protein MGGQSSKDSSLVSSSSSSSSSWSAYLDPLSSYGFDEPQPSYSSYGYEAYGGDGMVRYDSAKLERRYSRISDHYSSIDQVTEALARAGLESSNLIVGVDFTKSNEWTVFDILGKNSFNRRSLHHIGSGLNPYEQAISIIGKSLAAFDEDNLIPCFGFGDASTHDQDVFSFYPSERFCDGFEDVLSRYREIVPHLRLAGPTSFAPIIEMAMTIVEQSGGQYHVLVIIADGQVTKNVDTKHGKLSSQEQKTVDAIVAASKFPLSIILAGVGDGPWDMMKEFDDNIPARAFDNFQFVNFTEIMSKNIPPSRKEASFALAALMEIPSQYKAAIELNLLGTRQVNALQRHALPPPTYNPHAARFEPSIPPQHGNSHLVATAPSAPSSTYDNQLCPICLSNAKDMAFGCGHQTCCECGQDLQSCPMCRSPINARIRLY; this is encoded by the exons ATGGGGGGTCAAAGTTCTAAGGATTCATCTCTagtgtcttcttcttcttcttcttcttcttcttggagTGCATACTTGGATCCGCTATCGAGTTATGGTTTTGATGAACCACAACCATCTTATTCTTCTTATGGCTATGAAGCTTATGGTGGTGATGGAATGGTACGTTATGATAGTGCAAAGCTAGAGAGGAGGTACTCAAGAATTTCTGATCATTATAGTTCCATAGATCAG GTTACTGAGGCTCTTGCACGCGCAGGCCTTGAGTCTTCTAATCTTATTGTTGGTGTTGATTTCACCAAGAGTAATGAGTGGACAG TGTTTGATATTTTAGGCAAGAATTCGTTCAATAGGCGAAGCTTGCATCACATTGGGAGTGGTCTGAATCCTTATGAGCAAGCAATATCAATTATTGGGAAAAGCTTGGCAGCATTCGATGAGGATAACTTGATCCCCTGCTTTGGATTTGGAGATG CATCAACACACGATCAAGATGTCTTCAGTTTCTATCCAAGTGAAAGATTTTGCGATGGATTTGAAGACGTGTTGAGTCGGTATAGGGAAATTGTTCCTCATCTTCGACTTGCAG gTCCTACTTCATTTGCGCCAATAATTGAAATGGCCATGACCATTGTTGAGCAGAGTGGAGGCCAGTACCATGTTTTGGTGATAATCGCAGATGGCCAG GTAACAAAAAATGTTGACACCAAACATGGAAAACTAAGTTCACAGGAACAGAAGACTGTGGATGCCATTGTTGCAGCTAG TAAATTTCCTCTTTCGATCATATTGGCTGGCGTTGGAGATGGACCGTGGGACATGATGAAGGAATTTGATGACAATATCCCAGCAAGGGCCTTTGATAATTTTCAG tTTGTGAATTTCACAGAGATTATGTCAAAGAACATCCCTCCTTCACGAAAAGAGGCATCATTTGCACTTGCTGCATTGATGGAAATTCCTTCTCAGTATAAGGCAGCAATAGAGCTTAATCTACTGgg TACTCGGCAAGTGAATGCTCTTCAAAGGCATGCCCTCCCACCTCCCACATATAATCCTCATGCAGCAAGGTTTGAGCCAAGTATTCCTCCTCAACATGGCAACAGCCACCTAGTTGCCACAGCTCCTTCTGCCCCAAGTTCCACTTATGACAATCAA CTTTGTCCCATTTGTCTAAGCAATGCGAAAGACATGGCCTTCGGATGTGGGCATCAG ACATGTTGTGAATGTGGACAAGATCTTCAGTCATGCCCCATGTGCAGGAGCCCCATTAATGCAAGAATTAGGCTTTACTAA
- the LOC114389045 gene encoding surfeit locus protein 2-like, whose translation MVNKRMATTGKKEGNNLLGLPNFTELGNGRFKCLETGHEVLSKDIASYSHSKKCRLGLIDFALSNNKPPLNMFKQHPLCRSKLICKLTGDNVNKSEEHIWKHMSGKRFLNKLEQEEEEKLLCHGLEGEESLHESKSADGGKKDRMKKKKKKKNRVKEIDEEKLQVSKSADGAKKDRMKKENNKDKGIEEVISEVRKSSNENSDTEDEDFWMPPAGDRWDNDDGGDRWGSESEQGTEEGDVIDGDAAEDCKESDELSSRTKRMSIEIGPSSFATRKKKSKKNHQT comes from the exons ATGGTGAACAAGAGGATGGCTACGAcggggaagaaggaagggaACAACTTGCTAGGGTTGCCGAATTTCACAGAATTAGGAAACGGGCGTTTCAAGTGCTTAGAAACAGGGCACGAGGTCCTCTCGAAGGACATAGCGTCCTACTCGCACAGCAAAAAATGCCGTTTGGGTCTCATCGATTTCGCCTTGTCCAATAACAAACCCCCTCTCAACATGTTCAAACAACACCCTCTCTGCCG TTCAAAGTTGATATGTAAGCTGACTGGAGACAATGTCAATAAGTCAGAGGAACATATCTGGAAGCATATGAGTGGGAAAAGGTTTCTCAATAAATTAG agcaagaggaagaagaaaagttgTTGTGTCATGGATTGGAAGGTGAAGAGAGCTTACATGAGTCAAAAAGTGCAGATGGTGGAAAAAAGGatagaatgaagaagaagaagaagaaaaagaatagggTCAAGGAAATTGATGAGGAGAAATTGCAGGTGTCAAAAAGTGCAGATGGTGCAAAAAAAGatagaatgaagaaggaaaataataaGGACAAGGGAATTGAGGAGGTTATATCTGAAGTTAGGAAGTCTTCCAATGAGAACAGTGACACTGAAGACGAAGACTTCTGGATGCCTCCTGCTGGTGATCGTTGGGACAATGATGATGGTGGCGATAGATGGGGTTCAGAGTCAGAGCAGGGAACTGAAGAGGGAGATGTAATTG ATGGTGATGCTGCTGAGGATTGCAAGGAGTCAGACGAGTTGTCATCAAG GACGAAAAGAATGTCGATAGAAATTGGACCAAGCAGCTTTGctacaagaaaaaagaaaagtaagaagAACCACCAAACTTAG